In the genome of Desulfobacterales bacterium, the window GACTTTTGCCTGTATTAGGAAGGCCAACTATCATAATTTTCTTGACTGCTTGTTCATTATTTGCCATTTATCAACCCGACTTTAATATCTTAAAAAAGGTTAACTGTTTTATGTCTTACTCAATAACCGATGAATGCATAGGTTGCGGATCATGTGCAAAAAAATGTCCCGAATCTGCCATTGAAGGAAAAATAAAAGTACGCTTCAATATTGACCCCTATCTTTGTGTAGAGTGCGGAACATGCTTTGATATATGTCCTAAAGGAGCTATATTAGATCCTCTTGGAAAGCCTTCTGTTAAAAAAGGAAAAAATAAAAAAATATTAAAAGCAACGATTTCAACAGATATATGCGCTGGATGCAGAACCTGTTTTATGAACTGTCCGCAAGATGCTATAAAATTCATCAAAAAAGGCATATTCACCAGATCATACTGTTTCGTTAATTCAGAAGACTGCGTAGGATGCGGTACGTGTAGCAGATGCTGCATAACCGGTGCAATAGAGTTAGGATGATTTTTTTTCTATCATCAAAACTTTAAAATAATTTCCGCAATTAGGGCAATAACTAATGGTAATTTTTGATGTCAGCATGTAGATACCGCCTAATATCATCGGGATTCCTAAAAAAGGTCCTCCTAAAAACAAAAGAAAAAAAATTCCTCCTATTAATAAAACAAGAGGAGTGTTTCCGTCATATTTTTTAATTTTTAAGATATCCATTTCTTCCTGACATTGTTTACAATTCGTTTTTTTTAAATTGTCTATTAATTCCATTCATCCCTCTTCTTAAAAATTAAAAATTATAATTCTTCTTCCTTAATTTCATGTTTTTTCATTTCATTAACACCCATGGAAAGACCTACAACACCACCTACAACTCCAGCAATTTTTGTAACAGCTCCAGCTATAACTATTTCGGCAACACTTGCTGTAACAGCAATAGTAGCAACTCCCGCTAATAAGCCTAATCCTCCGCCAATAATAGTTTTAGTTCCAACCTGAAAAATATCGTAAGTATTAATGCTTTTTTTCGTATTTTTTATGGGTTTTCCATCAAAATCATCAAACTCGTCAGTAATCTTTTTTCTTATTTTTCCTGATTTTATAGCATTTTTACGATTTTCGTAACTCTCCACTTGTTTGTTTGTTTTTTCTTCAGATAACATAATTTAAAATCCTATAATTATTTAAGTTATTATTTTTTTCACCGCAACCGTCTCCCACCTGCCGTCAAGGGGGCTGTTATGTTCTATGTATAGCTGTAGGGGCGACCGGCTGGTCGCCCATGCCATTTGGTTCTGTAATTCCCAAAGGGCGACCAGCCGGTCGCCCCTACAATATCTAAATTTTAGAACTTAACAGCCCTGCTCCCGCAAGGAGATGGGGTTATAAAACAATTACGCTCTATCTTGGCGCGCCATTATCAACCCATGCAATTATTAAGTGACTGTCTGGTCCTGCAAAACGATGCATAGGTCCACCTAACTGCACGAGTTTTTTTAACAAACCATTATCAGCATACATTTTCACATTCTTGTAAGTTGTTAAATTACGGAATTGCCCAGAATGGCAACTTAAACAGTCTCTATTTAAAACATTTTTTATAGTGTTAGTGTAGGTAATTTGATCAAGAGGTATATTTGATTGTATTCCTACTGGACATCTTTGTCCGCCGAAACCTCCCATGAAATTAACCTGATTTGCTGTCTGAGGTTTTTCAGGAGCTCCATTGTTTACCCAATCTACAATAGTTTTAGCATCATTTCCTGCAAAACGATACATAGGACCTTGAACCATGTTACTCAAAAGCCCGCTATCAGAATAAGTTTTTAAATTATCATAATCCATTAAATTTCTTGTAGCTCCTGAATGACATCTGGCGCACTTAGCCATTATAATATTTTTTATAGTAGGCTCATAATATACCTGATTTTTTACAGCCGCCAAATAAATAGGATGCGCATTTTGTAAAGATGGATGCGTCTTTATAGGAAGTAATTTTCCAGTTAAATAGGAAGTTAAAACATCTTGCCCAGAGCCGATAACTCCGGGATAAATATTAAATCTCATATTATTTAAAGTATTCTGCTCAAATGCTCCAGCTATAACATTTCTTACACCTAAATTAGCCATATATTGCTCTATTTGTGTTCCTTGTCCCGCGCCATAATTTATATTTGGATTAGAGGTAAGAATATAACTGCCATTAGTAGGATCAAAAATTATAAAATAAGGACTTGATTCAAACTGTGACGAAACAGGATAAGAAACTCCTGGTCCCTGAGAAGCTAAAGCCACT includes:
- a CDS encoding NifB/NifX family molybdenum-iron cluster-binding protein; translated protein: MKQNTKYEFFITHFETILLGFIISLIIFIAYLVYYNDNQKNYNVTCPQPNGQCIAVATTPMTQNQIETLAEQLGVPKTQQAVTKALQQQKNANALPAATMTQNQIETLAEQLGVPKTQQAVTKALQQQKNANALPAATINYGKVALASQGPGVSYPVSSQFESSPYFIIFDPTNGSYILTSNPNINYGAGQGTQIEQYMANLGVRNVIAGAFEQNTLNNMRFNIYPGVIGSGQDVLTSYLTGKLLPIKTHPSLQNAHPIYLAAVKNQVYYEPTIKNIIMAKCARCHSGATRNLMDYDNLKTYSDSGLLSNMVQGPMYRFAGNDAKTIVDWVNNGAPEKPQTANQVNFMGGFGGQRCPVGIQSNIPLDQITYTNTIKNVLNRDCLSCHSGQFRNLTTYKNVKMYADNGLLKKLVQLGGPMHRFAGPDSHLIIAWVDNGAPR
- a CDS encoding 4Fe-4S binding protein, which gives rise to MSYSITDECIGCGSCAKKCPESAIEGKIKVRFNIDPYLCVECGTCFDICPKGAILDPLGKPSVKKGKNKKILKATISTDICAGCRTCFMNCPQDAIKFIKKGIFTRSYCFVNSEDCVGCGTCSRCCITGAIELG